The following is a genomic window from Ethanoligenens harbinense YUAN-3.
GGCATATCTGCTTCATATGCCATTTGCTGCACCCGTATCCGCAAGACCATCTTCTATTGTTAGAACAATTCAATGCTGAAAATACAATCTGTATAAACCAGCTCAAAATTGCCCCAAATTGCATTGGTGGGCCTTCAGGGACTCGAACCCCGGACCAACCGGTTATGAGCCGGTGGCTCTAACCAACTGAGCTAAAGGCCCGTCTATATAAAAATATGATATTGTCGCAACAACCGCCGCACAAAAGCGCGACGGTTGTTCACTGGCTCCCCAAGTAGGACTCGAACCTACGACCCTGCGGTTAACAGCCGCATGCTCTACCAACTGAGCTATTGAGGAATATCTCCGCTGCCGCCATGAGGACAGCAAATCAAGAGATGAAATTGTGCCGGCACCGACCTATTTTCCCAGGAAGCTTCCCTCCAAGTATCTTCGGCACCGATGAGCTTAACTGCCGTGTTCGGAATGGGAACGGGTGGAACCTCATCGTCATTGACACCGGCTGCACTGGCCATGCAACCAGGTTCAGGATACCCAGCAGAAACCAAATGCGGCTCTGCCTAAAACCTTTACCTGTCTGCTGCCCTGTGGTTGTATCTTCATCCGGTTTGAAGTGATCGCGCCGGAAAAAGGCCTATTTAATATAGCACAATCCGTTTGGTTTTGCAACCCCGCAGACTGGTACTCTCTGGTGACCCGTAACGGATTCGAACCGATGATGCCGCCGTGAGAGGGCGGAGTCTTAACCGCTTGACCAACGGGCCGACTGCGCCGGGGTAAGTTCACCGCTTGCGCGGCGCAAGTTCAGGAAAGTTTTTCTGCTTGCACAAACCCTCTGCCTGAATCCTTTACCCCGCCATACCCTTTTGAGTATGGTCTGGCTTGTGGCCGCCCTCGCGGGCTGTGTGCCACTTGCACCAGCAAGCTCTATTCGAGCTTGGAAGCGGGCTATGCCCGCTGGTGCACCTCCAGGGACTCGAACCCTGGACCCGCTGATTAAGAGTCAGCTGCTCTACCAACTGAGCTAGAGGTGCCTATTCGCCATAGAGGCAAGTTCAGGAAAACTCTCTGCTTTCGCAAATGCTCTGCCTGAAAACTTTTCCCTTATGCACCCCTATTGAGTGTGCTGAAAACCCGCGGATGATCTCTCATCCGCCCGTTCAGGCTGTGCACAAATCACTTTATGCCGCTTCCCTGAACTTGTCACCGGGCACTGCCCGGCGGGGGCCTTCAAAACTGAATAATGCTCGTTCTCTGCTTTCCAAATTGACCTCAGGTCAAGCCCTCGACCTATTAGTACCAGTCAGCTGAGTACCTCACGATACTTACACCCCTGGCCTATCAACCTTGTAGTCTTCAAGGGGTCTTACCACCTTACCGGTGTGGGATATCTCGTCTTAGGGTCGGTTTCACGCTTAGATGCCTTCAGCGTTTATCCGTTCCGCACTTGGCTACTCAGCCGTGCCTTTGGCAAGACAACTGATACACCAGCGGTGCGTCCATCCCGGTCCTCTCGTACTAAGGACAGCACCCTTCAAATATCCTGCGCCCGCGACAGATAGGGACCGAACTGTCTCACGACGTTCTGAACCCAGCTCGCGTACCACTTTAATCGGCGAACAGCCGAACCCTTGGGACCGAATTCAGCCCCAGGATGTGATGAGCCGACATCGAGGTGCCAAACCTCCCCGTCGATGTGGACTCTTGGGGGAGATCAGCCTGTTATCCCCAGGGTAGCTTTTATCCGTTGAGCGACGGCATTTCCACTTACAAACCGCCGGATCACTAACTCCTACTTTCGTACCTGTTCGGCCCGTCGGCCTCACAGTCAAGTTGGCTTGTGCGTTTACACTCAATAGCACGATTTCCGACCGTGCCGAGCCAACCTTTGAGCGCCTCCGTTACTCTTTCGGAGGCGACCGCCCCAGTCAAACTGCCCGCCTGACAATGTCCCCCACCCGGATTCACGGGCGATGGTTAGAATTCCAGCACTTCAAGGGTGGTATCCCAAGGGTGACTCCCCAAAGGCTGGCGCCTCTGGTTCCCAGTCTCCCACCTATCCTGTACATGAAATGCCGAAATCCAATATCAGGTTACAGTAAAGCTCCATGGGGTCTTTCCGTCTAATCGCGGGTAGCTGGCATCTTCACCAGCACTACAATTTCGCCGGGTAGATTGTTGAGACAGTGCCCAGATCGTTACACCATTCGTGCGGGTCAGAACTTACCTGACAAGGAATTTCGCTACCTTAGGACCGTTATAGTTACGGCCGCCGTTTACCGGGGCTTCAATTCGGCGCTTGCACGCCTCCTCTTAACCTTCCGGCACCGGGCAGGTGTCAGCCCCTATACATCATCTTTCGATTTAGCAGAGACCTGTGTTTTTGCTAAACAGTCGCCTGGGCCTATTCTCTGCGGCTCTGTTTCCAGAGCACCCCTTATCCCGAAGTTACGGGGTCAACTTGCCGAGTTCCTTAACAATCCTTCTCCCGTTGGCCTTAGAGTCTTCCTCCTGCCTACCTGTGTCGGTTTGCGGTACGGGCGCCTCATCAATTCACAGGGCTTTTCTCGCCTCATTCCAAGTACACTTCGCTACTTAATTTCGCTCCCTTACGCCCGGTGCTACCATCGACCGGGATGTACCCTTCCTGAGTGTCCCCCTGCTTAACAATTTCGGCGGCTGCTGAATATCCACAGCATGTGCATCGGCTACGCCTTTCGGCCTCGCCTTAGCTCCCGGCTAACTTGGAGCGGACGAACCTTCCTCCAAAAACCTTAGGCTTCCGGCCATTATGATTCTCACATAATTCGCGCTACTTATTCCGGCATTCTCACTTCCATGCAGTCCACCAGCGCTTTCGCTCTGACTTCACCCCGCATGGAACGCTCCCCTACCCAGTCTTAAAGACTGCCCAAGCTTCGGTTGGATACTTAGCCCCGTTACATTTTCGGCGCAAAACCACTCGACCAGTGAGCTATTACGCACTCTTTGAATGAGTGGCTGCTTCTGAGCCAACATCCTGGTTGTCTAAGCAGTTCCACATCCTTTTACACTTAGTATCCATTAGGGACCTTAGCTGTGGGTCTGGGCTGTTTCCCTTTTGACTGCGAAACTTATCTCACGCAGTCTGACTCCTGTGCATCGATTATCCGGCATTCAGAGTTTGATAAGCTTTGGTAGCCTCTCGGCCCCGCGGCTATTCAGTGCTTTACCTCCGGTAATCTAACACAAGGCTAGCCCTAAAGCTATTTCGGGGAGAACCAGCTATCTCCGAGTTCGATTGGAATTTCTCCGCTACCCACACTTCATCCGCCGCCTTTTCAACGGAGGTCGGTTCGGGCCTCCATGGCGTTTTACCGCCACTTCACCCTGAGCATGGGTAGGTCACTCGGTTTCGGGCCCTATAAATGCAACTTGACGCCCTATTCGGACTCGCTCTCGCTTCGGCTGCGGACCAGAGGCCCTTAACCTTGCTGCATTCATACGCTCGCCGGACCGTTCTACAAAAAGTACCACATCACACCTTGACGTGCTCTGTGTGCTTGTAAGCACAAGGTTTCAGGTTCTATTTCACTCCCCTCCCGGGGTGCTTTTCACCTTTCCTTCACAGTACTATACGCTATCGGTCACCAGGTAGTGTTTAGGCTTGGAGGGTGGTCCCCCCGGTTTCCCACCGGGTTTCTCGTGTCCGGTGGTACTCTGGATACAGCCCCCTGCTCTCACTTTTCGCCTACAGGATTCTCACCTTCTATGATCGGCCGTCCCATGCCGTTCGGCTAAGTGATTGCAATGGTTTACGCTGTCCACAACCCCGGAAGTGTTTCCACTTCCGGTTTGGCCTTCTCCGCGTTCGCTCGCCACTACTTGCGGAATCTCGTTTGATTTCTCTTCCTCGCCCTACTTAGATGTTTCAGTTCAGGCGGTTCCCCACGTGCAGCTATGGATTCACTGCACGCTGACGGAGTATGGCTCCGCCGGGTTGCCCCATTCGGATATCCACGGATCAATGCCTGCTTTCGACTCCCCGTGGCTTTTCGCAGATCGCTGCGTCCTTCATCGGCTCCTGGTGCCAAGGCATTCCCCTTGCGCTCTTTGTAGCTTGACCTTATGTGTCAATCGGAATTTTACCCAACGAACTTGCTTCGCAAGACGTATGTTCAAGCAAGCCCACTGCTTACACAGCTGCTCAGCCTGAAACTTCCGCCGCTACTCGCTTCGTTCATTAAAAAAATTGCAGATTAGAACATTATTCAGTTTTCAAGGTCCCCCCGCCTGCGGCGGAGGCAAGTTCAGGAAAGTCGTTGCTTACGCGGCTGCTCAGCCTGAAATCTTACCTCTTTTGCAAGCGGTTTTGCGATCCATCTGTTCTTGCTTCGATCCGTCTCGCTTTCGCGGCGGCCGACCTCTGCTTTGAACAAACTTCCCGCGAATTGTGTGCGGGCACTGCCCGCTGGTGGGCTCAAGTGGACTCGAACCACCGACCTTGCGCTTATCAGGCGCACGCTCTAACCACCTGAGCTATGAGCCCATGCAATCCGAGCATCTCGGTCGTCCGTTCCCGCCCGGGCCATTTGGTTTGCCTGCAACCGGCATGCATGCTTTGGCTTCCTCAACGTCGACGCTTGGCCTCGCGGCTTTGCATTTTCGTTTTCGGCTGCCTTGGCGCGTCATATCCGCCGCAGGCGTGGTGGAGATGAGGAGAATCGAACTCCTGACCCCCTGCGTGCAAAGCAGGTGCTCTCCCAGCTGAGCTACACCCCCTACTCACCGTAGCGGCAAGTTCACCGCTGCGCGGCGCAAGTTCAGGAAAATCTCCTGTTCTCGGACTGCTCAGCCTGAAAGCTATACCCCACGCTTTGCCTGGGAATCGGTCGTCCTATTCTCTTTTCCACCGTTTGAAGGTTCTTTGGGACGCCGCCCGTCTTCAAACTGCCGTCATGCTTCCTGCATCGGGGCTGTTCGCTCCCAATCCGATCTGCATGGCCGGCGGCTTAAAAGCGAACCGCGTCCGCCCGGACCCTCAAAATTAAACAACATCTTTCCACAAATCCCTGCGCTGACACTGTTTCTAAAGAAACGAGTCTCCTTAGAAAGGAGGTGATCCAGCCGCACCTTCCGATACGGCTACCTTGTTACGACTTCACCCCAATTACCGATTCCACCTTCGGCGGCGGGCTCCTTACGGTTACCCAACCGACTTCGGGTGTCCCCGGCTCTCATGGTGTGACGGGCGGTGTGTACAAGGCCCGGGAACGTATTCACCGCGGCATGCTGATCCGCGATTACTAGCAATTCCATCTTCATGCAGGCGGGTTTCAGCCTGCAATCTGAACTGAGACCATTTTTAGGGGTTCGCTCCACCTCGCGGCCTTGCTTCCCTCTGTTGATGGCCATTGTAGTACGTGTGTAGCCCAGGTCATAAGGGGCATGATGATTTGACGTCATCCCCACCTTCCTCCGTTTTGTCAACGGCGGTCTGAATAGAGTGCTCTTTCGTAGCAACTATTCACAAGGGTTGCGCTCGTTGCGGGACTTAACCCAACATCTCACGACACGAGCTGACGACAACCATGCACCACCTGTCTCACCGCTCCCCGAAGGGCACTCCCCCATCTCTGGGGGATTCGGTGGATGTCAAGACCTGGTAAGGTTCTTCGCGTTGCTTCGAATTAAACCACATACTCCACTGCTTGTGCGGGCCCCCGTCAATTCCTTTGAGTTTCAACCTTGCGGCCGTACTCCCCAGGTGGATTGCTTATTGTGTTAACTCCGGCACGGAAGGGGTCAGACCCCCCACACCTAGCAATCATCGTTTACGGCATGGACTACCAGGGTATCTAATCCTGTTTGCTACCCATGCTTTCGTGCCTCAGCGTCAGTAAAAGCCCAGCAGGCCGCCTTCGCCACTGGTGTTCCTCCCGATATCTACGCATTTCACCGCTACACCGGGAATTCCGCCTGCCTCTACTTCACTCAAGAGCGACAGTTTTGAATGCAGGCTCCGGGTTGAGCCCGGAGTTTTCACATCCAACTTGCCGCCCCGCCTGCGCACCCTTTACACCCAGTAATTCCGGACAACGCTTGCCACCTACGTATTACCGCGGCTGCTGGCACGTAGTTAGCCGTGGCTTCCTCCTTGGGTACCGTCATTGATTCGTCCCCAAAGACAGAGGTTTACAATCCGAAGACCTTCTTCCCTCACGCGGCGTCGCTGCATCAGAGTTTCCTCCATTGTGCAATATCCCCCACTGCTGCCTCCCGTAGGAGTCTGGGCCGTGTCTCAGTCCCAATGTGGCCGGCCAACCTCTCAGTCCGGCTACCGATCGCGGGCTTGGTGAGCCGTTACCTCACCAACTACCTAATCGGACGCGAGCCCATCCCTCAGCGGATTACTCCTTTGATGGCAGAGCCATGCGACTCCGCCATGTCATGCGGTATTAGCGTCCGTTTCCAGACGTTATCCCCCTCTGAAGGCCAGGTTGCTCACGCGTTACTCACCCGTCCGCCGCTAAGTCCCGAAGGACTCCGCTCGACTTGCATGTGTTAGGCGCGCCGCCAGCGTTCGTCCTGAGCCAGGATCAAACTCTCCAACATATGGTTCTTAAAAGGCCGAAGCCTGAAAAGACACGCTTTGGAGCTTTTGAAAGCTCTTTGAACATCTGGCTTAAAAAATCCAAATGTGTTTGCGGATAAATCCGCGTTTTGGTACTCAAAGTACCGAATTGAACACAGGGTTTGTGTTTAGACGTTGTTTAATTTTCAAGGTCCGGAACCGCACCGTGGGGCGTGAACCCCAGAGGCGCGACGCTTAGTATACCACACAACATTCCGCTTTGTCAAGAACTTTTTTGAAATTCTTTTTTTGGCGGTCTGCCGGAGCAGAAGCGCTCAAGTAGTATACCACAGAGCAATCAATCTGTCAAGCGTTTTGTTTGAATATTTTTTGCCCGCACCCTTTCAGGAGACCGTTCCCCGGCCGCCGCACGCACAAAACGCTTGCTTCATGCGGCTTTCGGCGGGCCGTTTCGCGGTGCCCTCCGTAAAGGTGCCCTACTATATTAGCAAATGCAGAATGGGTTGTCAAGCATTTTTCAGCACTTTTTCGACAAATGTTTTTTTGATAAACAGAGGGCTGTCGTAATTGCTATTTTTCTGGAAAACAACTATAATAAAAATTGGAAGCATTCGGCAACCCGTGTCCTGATGTCATAAAAGGAGGCCAGCCCATGTACACCACGGTTCCTGTCCCTTGCAGCGCAGTGGTCTGTGGGGACTCTATCGCGGCAGGCGTACTGTTTGACGAAAAAAGCAGGCGCTACACCAAAGACGAAAACGGCTTCGTGCACACGCTTCAGATGGAATGGAATGGTTCCATCCTCAACCTTGGCAAATTCGGCAACACCATCGGGCGGGCGCTCCCCCGTCTGCAAAGGCATTTGGACAAAGAAACGCCGGACCTGGTGTTCATCGAACTGGGCGGCAACGATTCCGATTTCAACTGGAAAGCAATCGCGGCCGCACCGCATGCGGAACATACCCCCGCCACACCGGTGGAGGAATTCGAACGCCTGCTGGGGGCAGCCGTGGAAGATCTCCACGCACGGGAGATCATCCCCGTGCTTTGCACCCTCCCTCCCGTGGACGTCGAGCGCTATTTCAAGCATATCTGCGGCGACGACACCTGGATGATGGAACCGCTTTTGGAGTGGCTCGGCAATGTGACGCATATCTACTGGTGGCATGAGCGCTACAACGCCGCGATTCTGCGCGTGGCAAGACAGACCAACGCCTATTGGGTGGACGTACGCGGCGCTTTCCTTGCCTATCCGGATTTTCCCCGGTTCATCTGCGCGGATGGAATCCACCCCAACCACGAAGGACAAGCATTGATTGCCCGGGCGCTGGAGTGGGAATTGCGCATCCGCCGCCCCGATCTTCTAAAGACGCCCGATCTTGTCCATTAAGAACCTGTTTTCTTTGCCGTCCGGCTGCCATAGCCGGGCGGTTTATTTTTT
Proteins encoded in this region:
- a CDS encoding SGNH/GDSL hydrolase family protein; amino-acid sequence: MYTTVPVPCSAVVCGDSIAAGVLFDEKSRRYTKDENGFVHTLQMEWNGSILNLGKFGNTIGRALPRLQRHLDKETPDLVFIELGGNDSDFNWKAIAAAPHAEHTPATPVEEFERLLGAAVEDLHAREIIPVLCTLPPVDVERYFKHICGDDTWMMEPLLEWLGNVTHIYWWHERYNAAILRVARQTNAYWVDVRGAFLAYPDFPRFICADGIHPNHEGQALIARALEWELRIRRPDLLKTPDLVH